The following coding sequences are from one Stigmatopora nigra isolate UIUO_SnigA chromosome 12, RoL_Snig_1.1, whole genome shotgun sequence window:
- the erlec1 gene encoding endoplasmic reticulum lectin 1: MMARLVLVMVGGLLVLSDAVWSHGDGQASFTDEIPFKITWPGAQFTLPTSGALYKEDNFVIMTTLEKEKYKCLLPSLTSEEEDDEKEYNGPNPSELLDPLFKRSSCSYRIESYWTYEVCHGKHVRQYHEEKESGQKIRVQEYYLGKLIEKGKTTDTAKLEEPETTESPPETEVLSKNIEGQLTPYYSVDMGNGTPCVLKQNEPRSASVLYVCHPEAKHEILSIAEVTTCEYEVVVLTPLLCAHPKYRYKSSPVNAIFCQALTGSPFRPKRLTQLDKEQEEQLKPLFSTTAEHREGASSTRVHGAFTSTHKPMAVGGQAQVAVGTTHISRLTDEQLIKEFLSGSYCLHGGVGWWKYEFCYGKHVHQYHEDKEQAKNIVVVGNWNAEEHIQWSKNNMARSYHLKDGGVQKVKHVSHFYGHGDVCDMTGKLRQVIVKLKCKESDSPHAVTVYMTEPQTCQYVLGVESLVICKLLDTADEHGLLSG, from the exons ATGATGGCTCGGCTTGTTTTGGTGATGGTTGGGGGACTTTTGGTCCTCTCCGATGCCGTCTGGTCACACGGGGATGGCCAAGCTTCCTTCACGGATGAAATCCCTTTCAAAATCACCTGGCCGGGGGCTCAATTCACACTG CCCACTTCGGGCGCACTTTACAAAGAAGACAACTTTGTCATCATGACCACACTAGAGAAGGAGAAGTATAAATGTCTACTACCGTCGCTGACCTCTGAAGAAGAG GACGATGAAAAGGAGTACAACGGACCCAATCCGTCAGAACTTCTGGACCCTTTGTTCAAAAGAAGCAGCTGCTCATACAGA ATTGAATCTTACTGGACCTATGAAGTGTGTCATGGAAAACATGTAAGACAGTATCATGAAGAGAAGGAGTCAGGTCAG AAAATAAGGGTTCAAGAGTACTACTTGGGGAAATTgatagaaaaaggaaaaactacaGATACAGCTAAACTTGAAGAGCCGGAAACAACTGAATCACCACCTGAAACAGAA GTATTGTCTAAGAACATAGAAGGCCAGCTGACTCCATATTACTCTGTGGATATGGGAAATGGGACACCTTGTGTGCTGAAGCAGAACGAGCCACGCTCAGCATCCGTGCTGTACGTGTGTCATCCGGAAGCCAAACATGAAATCCTGTCCATCGCTGAGGTTACCACCTGTGAATATGAAGTGGTGGTGTTGACCCCATTGCTCTGTGCGCACCCAAAATACAG GTACAAGTCGTCACCAGTGAATGCCATCTTCTGCCAGGCACTGACTGGCTCGCCATTCCGACCTAAGCGGCTTACCCAGTTGGACAAAGAGCAAGAAGAACAGCTGAAACCTCTTTTCAGCACCACTGCGGAGCACAGAGAA GGGGCTTCTTCAACGAGGGTACATGGGGCCTTTACCTCTACTCACAAACCTATGGCCgtgggcgggcaggcgcaggTTGCTGTAGGCACCACTCATATTTCGCGCCTAACAGATGAGCAGCTCATCAAGGAGTTCCTTAGTGGTTCCTACTGTTTACATGGG GGTGTTGGATGGTGGAAATATGAATTCTGTTATGGAAAACACGTCCATCAGTATCATGAG GATAAGGAGCAAGCCAAGAACATTGTGGTGGTTGGCAACTGGAATGCAGAGGAACACATTCAATGGTCCAAGAATAACATGGCTCGATCATACCATTTAAAGGACGGTGGAGTGCAGAAAGTCAA ACACGTGTCCCACTTCTATGGTCATGGTGATGTGTGTGATATGACAGGGAAACTCCGCCAAGTCATTGTCAAATTAAA ATGTAAAGAGTCTGATTCTCCACACGCTGTCACGGTTTATATGACGGAACCTCAAACTTGCCAATACGTCCTTGGG gtGGAGTCTTTAGTTATCTGCAAGCTGCTCGACACAGCCGATGAACATGGACTTCTGTCGGGCTAA